A stretch of Clostridia bacterium DNA encodes these proteins:
- a CDS encoding DUF58 domain-containing protein: MNRNRKIYLALLISSFLFIYFYGGKIPYMLFFVVLTLPLVSLLYTTVIFLRFKFTQEVDKKTIIKGEKVNFLINIINEDIFLYPYIRVNFYGTDTFFANQFHSKCFSLKPFKKTTFAFELECNYRGQYPIGIKSFDIEDLLGIFKLTYNFNENKEITVYPKIVFLDKFLLKANYLSDSHTILNNNIEDMSTISSIRKYTHGDGYKRIHWKISAKMNELFVKNFQSTSQTNAIMYLDLKKNNMPFDYKTIVEDKVIECAVAVTYYCLMNWIPLDFVYYSSGIVNMEAKNPLDFEDIYKTLSKISFTENIALKDMLEIHLANNIKKTNIVIFTSNVNYDLYNELYRINSSGYQISLIYVSPQDLTGEVNEEADNVLSFLPEIGVNIYKVNINDNIKQVLER; this comes from the coding sequence ATGAATAGAAACAGAAAAATATATTTAGCACTTCTTATAAGTTCATTTTTGTTTATTTATTTTTATGGTGGAAAAATTCCGTATATGCTGTTTTTTGTAGTGCTTACTCTTCCGCTTGTATCGCTTTTATATACAACAGTTATTTTCCTGCGCTTCAAATTTACTCAAGAAGTTGACAAGAAAACAATAATAAAGGGAGAGAAAGTAAATTTTCTTATAAATATTATTAACGAAGATATTTTTCTATATCCATATATAAGAGTTAACTTTTACGGGACCGATACCTTTTTTGCTAACCAGTTTCATTCAAAGTGTTTTTCTCTAAAACCTTTTAAAAAGACCACTTTTGCATTTGAACTGGAATGCAATTATAGAGGCCAGTATCCAATAGGGATCAAATCCTTCGATATAGAAGATCTCCTGGGGATTTTCAAGCTTACATACAATTTTAATGAAAATAAGGAAATTACAGTTTACCCAAAGATTGTTTTCCTTGATAAATTCCTGCTGAAAGCTAACTATTTGTCTGATTCACATACTATTTTAAACAATAATATAGAGGATATGAGTACTATTTCCAGCATAAGAAAGTATACACACGGTGATGGATACAAAAGAATTCACTGGAAAATTTCCGCAAAAATGAATGAGTTGTTTGTAAAAAACTTTCAAAGCACTTCACAGACCAATGCTATTATGTATCTGGACCTGAAAAAAAACAATATGCCCTTTGACTACAAGACTATTGTGGAAGACAAAGTTATAGAGTGTGCCGTAGCAGTTACATACTACTGCCTGATGAACTGGATTCCTCTTGACTTTGTATATTACAGTTCAGGTATAGTAAATATGGAAGCAAAAAACCCTCTCGATTTCGAAGATATATACAAAACCCTCTCAAAGATTTCCTTTACTGAAAATATTGCACTCAAAGATATGTTAGAGATACACCTTGCAAATAATATCAAAAAGACAAATATAGTTATTTTTACTTCCAATGTCAATTATGATTTGTATAATGAGTTATACCGGATAAACTCCTCAGGATACCAGATAAGCCTTATTTATGTCTCTCCCCAGGATTTAACCGGAGAAGTAAACGAAGAAGCCGACAATGTCTTGTCTTTCCTTCCCGAAATCGGTGTAAATATATACAAGGTAAATATAAATGATAATATTAAACAAGTACTGGAGCGTTAA